The following proteins are co-located in the Fimbriiglobus ruber genome:
- a CDS encoding PulJ/GspJ family protein, with amino-acid sequence MRSRKLNGSPGRRVGFTLLEMIVVMWALGVCLLIGAALIVTTLKVDRAGTTVADRVSRRQELARQFREDVTGADAAPDKLGDVAAGPALLILHKPGGSMIIYRWESNSLERIERVGEKETRRAVAVGPEGTAVEFVRPTAGSGLVSLRVTEPSKAGPALRAELSAALGGDLR; translated from the coding sequence GTGAGGTCGCGCAAACTGAACGGGTCGCCCGGCCGCCGCGTCGGGTTCACGCTGCTGGAAATGATCGTCGTGATGTGGGCCTTGGGCGTCTGCCTGTTGATCGGCGCGGCGCTCATCGTGACGACGTTGAAAGTCGACCGGGCGGGGACCACCGTCGCGGATCGCGTGAGTCGCCGCCAGGAGTTGGCGCGCCAATTTCGCGAGGACGTAACCGGGGCCGACGCCGCCCCCGATAAACTCGGCGATGTTGCGGCCGGGCCGGCGCTGTTGATACTCCACAAACCCGGCGGGTCGATGATCATTTATCGCTGGGAATCGAACTCTCTGGAACGGATCGAACGGGTCGGCGAAAAGGAAACGCGCCGCGCCGTGGCGGTCGGCCCCGAGGGTACCGCTGTCGAGTTCGTTCGCCCGACGGCCGGGTCCGGGCTCGTTAGCCTTCGTGTGACGGAACCAAGTAAGGCGGGTCCGGCGCTCCGCGCCGAGTTGTCTGCGGCTCTCGGGGGAGATTTACGATGA
- a CDS encoding YbjQ family protein translates to MIVTTGNDVAGQSIAEYLGVIRGIVVRSPSISQGILGGLKQIVGGNIESYATVCEAAREEAYRRMLQHARERGADAIIGMRYDATEFAQGATEVLAYGTAVKLSRG, encoded by the coding sequence ATGATCGTCACAACTGGTAACGACGTGGCGGGGCAATCGATCGCGGAATACCTCGGCGTCATTCGCGGGATCGTGGTCCGGTCGCCGAGTATCTCCCAGGGGATACTCGGCGGTCTGAAGCAAATCGTGGGCGGGAACATCGAGTCGTACGCCACGGTTTGCGAGGCGGCGCGGGAGGAGGCCTACCGCCGGATGTTACAGCACGCCCGCGAGCGCGGGGCCGACGCGATCATCGGGATGCGGTACGACGCGACCGAGTTCGCCCAAGGGGCAACCGAGGTGTTGGCCTACGGCACCGCGGTCAAGCTCTCGCGGGGCTGA
- a CDS encoding prepilin-type N-terminal cleavage/methylation domain-containing protein, producing MISPRVTRHLPRRGITLTESMVALAVFAVAATLVAQFATWSLAERARSDARLEAIEAAANVLEQARARGWNELTPEWGAGMRLPESISARWPDCHLTVRVEPEPNRHRVKRVTVEIRWTDAGRVAWTPVSLTGLFADRATEGKT from the coding sequence ATGATTTCGCCGCGCGTCACACGCCACCTCCCCCGGCGGGGGATCACGCTCACCGAATCTATGGTGGCGCTGGCGGTGTTCGCCGTTGCCGCGACGCTGGTCGCGCAGTTCGCGACGTGGTCGCTGGCCGAACGCGCGCGGTCGGACGCGCGACTCGAAGCGATTGAGGCCGCGGCGAACGTACTCGAACAGGCCCGCGCCCGCGGGTGGAACGAACTGACCCCGGAATGGGGGGCTGGTATGCGGTTGCCCGAGAGCATTTCCGCCCGTTGGCCCGATTGCCACCTGACCGTTCGCGTCGAGCCCGAGCCCAACCGCCACCGAGTTAAACGGGTTACGGTCGAAATCCGGTGGACAGACGCCGGACGGGTCGCCTGGACGCCGGTCAGTCTGACCGGTCTGTTCGCGGACCGGGCGACGGAGGGCAAGACGTGA
- a CDS encoding Glu/Leu/Phe/Val family dehydrogenase, protein MACQQLRVVAEAMPDIPADIIERLTIPKRSLVVAVPIRMDDGHVHTFVGFRVQHSLTSGASKGGLRYAPHVDLGEVAALSMWMSWKCGIMNLPFGGAKGGIACDPSLLSVGEKERLTRRFTEEVQTIIGPRTDVMAPDMGTDEQTMAWIYDTYSMKVGYACPEIVTGKPVDLGGCVGRREATGRGVVYCILEALKELDLRPEQSTAVIQGFGNVGSVTSEELVKLGVKIVAVGDRYGAVRDLHGLDIPALVKYAAAHPQKSVVNFPDAEAIDPAELLATPCTILVPAALERVITAENAGKLKCRILAEGANGPTTPDADAILAKTDIYVIPDVLCNAGGVTVSYFEWVQDLQQFMWSEQQVNEKLHELMVASFNKVRKLARDRNLTNRTAALSLGVLKVALEKQKRGLFP, encoded by the coding sequence ATGGCCTGCCAGCAACTCCGGGTCGTGGCCGAGGCGATGCCGGACATCCCGGCGGACATCATCGAGCGCCTCACGATCCCGAAACGGTCGCTGGTCGTCGCCGTCCCGATCCGCATGGACGACGGGCACGTCCACACGTTCGTCGGGTTCCGCGTCCAGCACTCCTTGACCAGCGGGGCCAGCAAGGGCGGACTCCGGTACGCCCCGCACGTCGACCTGGGCGAGGTCGCCGCGCTGTCCATGTGGATGAGCTGGAAGTGCGGAATCATGAACCTGCCGTTCGGCGGGGCGAAGGGCGGCATCGCCTGCGACCCGAGCCTCCTCAGCGTCGGCGAGAAGGAACGCCTCACCCGCCGGTTCACCGAGGAAGTGCAGACCATCATCGGCCCGCGGACCGACGTGATGGCTCCGGACATGGGGACCGACGAGCAGACGATGGCGTGGATCTACGACACATACAGCATGAAGGTCGGGTACGCCTGCCCCGAGATCGTGACCGGCAAGCCGGTCGACCTCGGCGGCTGCGTCGGTCGCCGGGAGGCCACCGGCCGGGGCGTCGTCTACTGCATCCTGGAAGCACTCAAAGAACTGGACCTCCGCCCGGAGCAGTCGACCGCCGTGATCCAGGGGTTCGGGAACGTCGGCTCGGTAACGTCTGAAGAGTTGGTCAAGCTCGGCGTGAAAATCGTCGCCGTGGGCGACCGGTACGGCGCGGTCCGCGACCTTCACGGGCTCGACATCCCGGCCCTGGTGAAGTACGCCGCCGCCCACCCGCAGAAATCGGTGGTCAATTTCCCCGACGCCGAGGCGATCGACCCGGCCGAGTTACTGGCGACGCCGTGTACGATTCTGGTCCCCGCCGCCCTCGAACGGGTCATCACCGCGGAAAACGCGGGCAAGCTCAAGTGCCGTATTCTGGCGGAAGGGGCGAACGGCCCGACCACCCCGGACGCGGACGCGATCCTGGCCAAGACTGACATCTACGTCATCCCGGACGTACTCTGCAACGCGGGCGGCGTGACCGTGTCGTACTTCGAGTGGGTGCAGGATCTGCAACAGTTCATGTGGAGCGAACAACAGGTCAACGAGAAGCTTCACGAACTGATGGTCGCGTCCTTCAACAAGGTCCGTAAGCTCGCCCGCGACCGCAACCTGACAAACCGGACCGCCGCCTTGAGCCTCGGGGTGTTGAAGGTCGCGTTGGAAAAACAAAAGCGCGGCCTGTTCCCGTAG
- a CDS encoding HAD family hydrolase has protein sequence MIPSTPTPSFVLPAAVRAVFFDAVGTVLHPEPGAPAVYADAAARYGISADPATVLERFRAAYLREEAVDARTGWATSEARELARWQTIVRETLPGAPAECFDLLYQHFANPAGWRVPDRAAEVFAALTSRGLILGLASNYDSRLDTVLAGRHELAALRDRVVVSSRLGVRKPGAAFFQHLLRVAACEPGEMLYVGDDRDNDFDGAAAAGLRAVLLDPKNRHPDVTPRITALTDLLTTALETKRPGGSLQ, from the coding sequence ATGATTCCGTCCACTCCCACGCCGTCGTTCGTTTTACCCGCCGCCGTCCGCGCCGTGTTTTTTGACGCGGTTGGTACGGTTCTCCACCCCGAGCCCGGAGCGCCGGCGGTGTACGCCGATGCGGCCGCCCGGTACGGCATCTCCGCCGACCCGGCTACCGTTCTGGAGCGGTTTCGGGCGGCCTACCTCCGCGAAGAAGCCGTCGACGCCCGCACCGGTTGGGCGACGAGTGAGGCGCGAGAACTCGCGCGGTGGCAGACGATCGTCCGCGAGACACTGCCCGGCGCGCCGGCCGAATGCTTCGACTTGCTTTACCAGCACTTCGCGAACCCCGCCGGGTGGCGCGTCCCGGACCGGGCGGCCGAGGTGTTCGCCGCCTTGACGAGCCGCGGACTGATCCTCGGGCTGGCCTCGAACTACGACTCCCGATTAGACACGGTTCTCGCCGGGCGCCACGAACTGGCGGCCCTGCGCGATCGCGTGGTCGTGAGTTCCCGCCTCGGGGTGCGGAAGCCGGGCGCGGCTTTTTTTCAGCACCTTCTCCGCGTCGCGGCGTGCGAACCGGGCGAGATGCTGTACGTCGGAGACGACCGGGATAACGACTTCGACGGGGCGGCGGCCGCCGGACTCCGCGCGGTCTTGCTCGACCCCAAGAACCGCCACCCCGATGTCACCCCGCGGATCACGGCGTTAACCGACTTACTGACGACTGCGCTCGAAACTAAACGCCCCGGTGGATCTTTACAATAG
- a CDS encoding AAA family ATPase, with protein sequence MNRAQSASAAAHGPSTNGPPEDVGPAQELAREAHELYRRVADQVSRVVVGADDVTQQLLIALLAGGHVLLEGVPGVAKTTLSKVFAGLLGCVYHRVQFTPDLLPSDVTGASILDRNANDFVLRKGPIFCQVLLADEINRAPAKTQAALLEAMQEYQVTVDGQTIPLPRPFLVLATQNPVEQEGVYRLPEAQLDRFLLRVEMGYPGFEHEVNMLKLHGRPPADPPSMFDADMIIALQAKLPNVFARETLYRYIVELAEATRRHPDVALGASPRAALCLLRCARARAVLLGRHFCTHEDVQAIAYGVLGHRLILRPEAEIEGRSVADVVKDVLAEVNVLGTG encoded by the coding sequence ATGAATCGCGCACAGTCCGCCTCCGCGGCGGCACACGGCCCGTCGACGAACGGTCCGCCCGAGGACGTCGGCCCGGCCCAAGAACTCGCCCGCGAGGCCCACGAACTCTATCGCCGGGTGGCCGATCAGGTTTCGCGGGTGGTCGTCGGCGCGGACGACGTCACGCAACAGTTGCTGATCGCGCTCCTGGCCGGCGGCCACGTCCTGCTCGAAGGCGTCCCGGGCGTGGCCAAAACGACGCTCTCGAAGGTGTTCGCCGGCCTCCTCGGCTGCGTGTACCACCGGGTGCAGTTCACGCCGGACCTGCTGCCGTCGGACGTGACGGGGGCGTCGATCCTCGACCGCAACGCGAACGATTTCGTCCTCCGCAAGGGGCCGATTTTCTGCCAGGTGCTGCTGGCGGACGAAATCAACCGTGCCCCGGCGAAGACGCAGGCCGCGCTGCTCGAAGCCATGCAGGAATACCAGGTCACCGTGGACGGGCAGACGATCCCGCTCCCCCGGCCGTTCCTCGTTTTGGCGACGCAGAACCCGGTCGAGCAGGAGGGCGTGTACCGGCTGCCGGAGGCCCAACTCGACCGCTTCCTGCTCCGCGTCGAGATGGGGTATCCCGGGTTCGAGCATGAAGTGAACATGCTCAAACTCCACGGCCGGCCGCCCGCCGACCCGCCGTCGATGTTCGACGCCGACATGATCATCGCGCTCCAGGCCAAGTTGCCGAACGTGTTCGCGCGGGAAACCCTCTACCGTTACATCGTCGAACTGGCCGAGGCGACCCGGCGGCACCCGGACGTCGCGCTCGGGGCCAGCCCCCGCGCGGCACTCTGCTTGCTCCGCTGCGCCCGCGCCCGCGCCGTCCTGCTCGGCCGACACTTCTGTACGCACGAGGACGTGCAAGCCATCGCCTACGGCGTCCTCGGGCACCGCCTGATCCTCCGGCCCGAGGCCGAAATTGAGGGCCGCAGCGTCGCGGACGTGGTGAAGGACGTCCTGGCGGAAGTGAACGTCCTGGGGACGGGCTGA
- a CDS encoding HEAT repeat domain-containing protein, which translates to MSIITTVLVLSAATASVQAAPPGADETVVRRLVEALKDPDLEVRQNIGLALAKIGPAAVELLTEALKDAIPERRAGAAYALSLLGPTARPALPALLDALGDKEVDVRRQVSYAISRVISSGPQPRVPAVKSDPPVVQRTPLVPAIPAAPVPPAGEKK; encoded by the coding sequence GTGAGTATTATTACAACAGTGCTCGTCCTGAGCGCCGCGACAGCCTCCGTCCAGGCGGCTCCGCCGGGGGCGGACGAGACGGTCGTTCGCCGCCTCGTCGAGGCATTGAAAGACCCGGACCTGGAAGTTCGACAAAATATCGGGCTGGCGCTGGCAAAGATTGGGCCGGCGGCCGTCGAACTACTGACGGAAGCGCTGAAAGACGCCATCCCCGAACGGCGGGCGGGCGCCGCTTACGCGCTGTCATTGCTGGGCCCGACCGCTCGACCGGCTCTGCCGGCTCTCCTCGACGCGCTGGGTGACAAGGAAGTGGACGTGCGCCGCCAAGTGTCCTACGCGATCAGTCGGGTCATTTCGTCCGGGCCACAGCCCCGGGTGCCTGCCGTCAAATCCGACCCGCCCGTGGTCCAACGGACTCCGCTCGTGCCGGCGATCCCTGCCGCCCCCGTACCGCCCGCCGGAGAAAAGAAATGA
- a CDS encoding IS630 family transposase, translating into MKHPHDWREWRRLRAWYLFQHGWTEREIAEALGASKGAVSQWLAKARNGGRQALLSGVRGTHAKLTAEQKRRIPDFLWHGPEAYGFRGEVWTCPRVVDVLAREFGVTYHRDHVSRILKDLGWTPQIPITRAIQRDEVAIAHWRTDVWPELRQRAVAEHRTLVFVDESGFYLLPSVVRTYGPQGHTPVVAKTLTRDHLSVMAGLTPAGALYTLVRRESLSSSESVVFLKHVLIQAGKKLLVIWDGSPIHRWGAVRAFLAEEGAKRIHLEVLPGYAPDLSPLDQGCWHHLKDVEMANLSCRDMEELHLEFDLAVGRLRQKPRLIRSFFAAAGLAL; encoded by the coding sequence ATGAAACACCCCCATGATTGGCGCGAATGGCGCCGCCTTCGGGCGTGGTACTTGTTCCAGCATGGCTGGACCGAACGCGAGATCGCCGAGGCGTTGGGAGCGTCCAAGGGTGCGGTGAGCCAGTGGTTGGCGAAAGCTCGGAACGGAGGACGCCAAGCCCTACTTTCGGGCGTCCGTGGAACGCACGCCAAGTTGACCGCGGAGCAAAAAAGGCGGATCCCCGATTTCCTGTGGCATGGCCCGGAAGCGTACGGCTTTCGCGGTGAGGTGTGGACGTGCCCCCGCGTCGTAGACGTTCTGGCGCGTGAATTCGGCGTGACGTACCACCGCGATCACGTGTCGCGCATACTCAAGGATCTGGGATGGACCCCGCAAATACCGATCACGCGGGCCATTCAACGCGACGAAGTCGCCATTGCCCACTGGCGGACCGACGTGTGGCCGGAGTTGCGTCAGCGTGCCGTGGCCGAACACCGCACTCTGGTTTTTGTCGATGAATCGGGCTTCTACTTGTTGCCGAGCGTGGTCCGCACCTATGGACCCCAAGGGCACACGCCCGTCGTTGCGAAAACGTTGACCCGCGATCACCTGTCGGTGATGGCGGGACTAACGCCCGCCGGAGCGCTGTACACGTTGGTTCGTCGCGAGTCGCTGTCGAGTTCGGAAAGTGTGGTCTTTCTGAAGCATGTACTCATACAAGCGGGCAAGAAATTGCTGGTCATCTGGGATGGCTCGCCGATCCACCGCTGGGGAGCCGTTCGCGCGTTCTTGGCGGAGGAAGGGGCGAAGCGAATCCATTTGGAGGTCCTGCCCGGTTACGCTCCGGACCTGAGCCCTTTGGATCAAGGATGTTGGCACCATTTGAAGGATGTCGAGATGGCCAACCTCTCGTGTCGAGACATGGAGGAATTGCATCTGGAATTTGACCTCGCGGTGGGTCGCCTGCGGCAAAAGCCGCGGTTGATTCGATCGTTCTTCGCCGCCGCAGGGTTGGCCCTGTGA
- a CDS encoding DUF58 domain-containing protein: protein MLTARGWWFVAVVGFITLNGVLWAGRYSATVPLIGLTLLVWFAFEWLLFAYRFRACADRIAVTRVLLHGDRPVPAVWAGTKCTVRVTVTSYGTARLPFVHLQDRSPNDVSFAGGVYSLAPGEPISLEYTLRTATPGVLRFEGVSVRIADVAGLFYKRLFIRNPVDCLVLPPLTDDEGRRRANKRFNSLPPPGVHRLRRPGNGSELLDLREYRPGDPPKMIAWKPSARRDKLIIKEFESDVPVRCVLFVDASNGARVGPPGAAPVVRLAGIASGVAQAAAANRDLVGLTVFDEETTAATPPARTRVHTINLLRTLAIAAGRRPDPRHTDADLVARYAHPVAQELYPDLLAKDVNSRPVAMFWLPIVDSGWLWVVMGLLVLSGYLTSRAAWMNAVVGSMRDYVPRSGSPWVNVAVFMLLVLPILCAPSILAGFVWLLHGVRGFFPPRAPMMSRRKQLGALFAGRDGTGPAAVERHQYDDEFFVARATRFLQTHRVDLPIVLHDKNGNYRFRSERKIDVLAGALIRAVGRARDNELYVILADLAELGDDLDPVIRAIGVAKARHHSVLVIVPWPPDVPPPAAVSSDDDGRKGGWPDQHKTVRLGTVVRMVLAHRYQKGFARVRVALARAGATVVRADDGDPVRLILERMDRVRGARTRS from the coding sequence TTGCTCACCGCGCGCGGTTGGTGGTTCGTGGCCGTGGTCGGCTTCATCACCCTGAACGGGGTGCTTTGGGCCGGCCGCTACTCGGCCACGGTGCCGCTGATCGGCCTGACCCTCCTCGTGTGGTTTGCCTTTGAATGGCTGCTATTCGCGTATCGATTCCGGGCCTGCGCCGACCGGATTGCGGTGACGCGCGTCCTCTTGCACGGCGACCGCCCGGTGCCGGCCGTCTGGGCCGGGACGAAGTGTACCGTCCGCGTCACGGTCACCTCCTACGGCACCGCCCGCCTGCCATTCGTCCACCTCCAGGACCGGAGCCCGAACGACGTGTCGTTCGCCGGCGGCGTTTATTCTCTGGCTCCCGGCGAACCGATCTCGCTGGAATATACACTCCGGACCGCCACCCCGGGGGTTCTCCGTTTTGAAGGGGTCTCGGTCCGCATCGCGGACGTAGCCGGTCTGTTTTACAAGCGGCTCTTCATCCGGAACCCGGTCGACTGCCTCGTCCTCCCGCCGTTGACCGACGACGAGGGGCGGCGCCGCGCGAACAAGCGCTTCAACAGCTTACCCCCGCCCGGCGTCCACCGGCTGCGGCGGCCCGGCAACGGGAGCGAACTGCTCGACCTCCGCGAATACCGCCCGGGCGACCCGCCGAAGATGATCGCCTGGAAGCCGTCCGCCCGGCGGGACAAGCTCATCATCAAGGAGTTCGAGAGCGACGTGCCCGTCCGGTGCGTGTTGTTCGTGGACGCCTCGAACGGCGCGCGGGTCGGGCCGCCGGGGGCGGCGCCCGTCGTCCGGCTCGCCGGGATCGCTTCGGGCGTCGCCCAGGCGGCGGCTGCGAACCGCGATCTGGTCGGCCTGACGGTTTTCGACGAGGAAACGACCGCGGCCACGCCGCCCGCCCGTACGCGGGTCCACACGATCAACCTCCTCCGCACCCTGGCCATCGCCGCCGGCCGCCGGCCCGACCCCCGGCACACCGACGCCGACCTCGTCGCCCGGTACGCCCACCCGGTCGCGCAAGAACTGTACCCGGACCTGCTCGCCAAGGACGTCAACTCCCGCCCGGTCGCGATGTTTTGGCTGCCGATCGTCGACAGCGGGTGGCTCTGGGTCGTCATGGGATTGTTGGTGCTGAGCGGGTATCTCACGAGCCGCGCCGCGTGGATGAACGCCGTGGTCGGGTCGATGCGGGACTACGTGCCGCGGTCCGGGTCGCCGTGGGTGAACGTCGCGGTATTTATGCTGCTCGTCCTGCCGATCCTGTGCGCGCCGAGCATCCTGGCCGGCTTCGTCTGGCTCCTGCACGGCGTGCGCGGGTTCTTCCCGCCGCGGGCTCCGATGATGTCCCGGCGGAAGCAGCTCGGGGCGCTGTTCGCCGGACGGGACGGCACCGGCCCGGCCGCGGTCGAGCGGCACCAGTACGACGACGAGTTCTTTGTGGCCCGGGCGACACGGTTTCTGCAAACCCATCGGGTGGACCTGCCGATCGTCCTGCACGACAAAAACGGGAACTACCGGTTTCGGAGCGAGCGTAAAATCGACGTCCTCGCCGGGGCGCTCATCCGCGCCGTGGGGCGGGCGCGGGACAACGAGTTGTACGTGATCCTGGCGGACCTGGCCGAACTCGGCGACGATTTAGACCCCGTCATCCGCGCCATCGGCGTCGCGAAGGCCCGTCACCATTCGGTCCTGGTGATCGTCCCCTGGCCGCCCGACGTGCCCCCGCCGGCCGCAGTTTCGTCGGACGACGACGGGCGGAAGGGCGGCTGGCCGGATCAACACAAGACGGTTCGTCTCGGGACCGTGGTGCGGATGGTGCTTGCGCACCGCTATCAAAAAGGATTTGCCCGCGTTCGGGTCGCGCTCGCGCGGGCCGGGGCGACGGTCGTCCGGGCCGACGACGGCGACCCGGTCCGCCTGATTCTGGAGCGTATGGACCGGGTCCGCGGTGCGAGGACGCGGTCGTGA